Proteins from one Gimesia maris genomic window:
- a CDS encoding PAS domain S-box protein has translation MNHNQSPDHNRLSSRILSETFPELQSGELLQNIFDSDHQLLRKILSIPPLIIWAVDRHGIVTLSEGGGLNRLGFLPGEWVGKSIFKEYADDPELIEIFRRTLNGEELQRRRTAGALVFDVEYSPFFDGQGHVDGFLSVAIDITEKVASQEELRRSEERFSKIFQFNPIAMCITEIDTGVFIEVNEKFLTALQCNREYILGKSAFDIGFWPSKESRREMIEKVQKEGTARELSFDFIIPNGTRLCTMLSAVQIYFRGETFLLSCVKDVTREQSALEELEKLNENLEARVASRTAELEHAHAILNEEYTKRNRLYNALQQTEAKWRSLVTNAPDTILTLDQAGCILFINHQIESVNMDDIIGTPIFSYMNQSHIHKAREKLQKVFDSGMTQLMETEGLNTEGKKTLYSCRISAMVSEEKIIAAMVIATDITQQKQAEQELVRRRAELAHLSRLSTMGELAAELSHELNQPLAAINNYTNGCIRRIQSGTTTLDNLIEPLEEMSRQAQRASETIKRLRRHVQKSEVEQKILDINAVIQNSIALLEHEIQRNAVTLQMELSPGPLRIIGDAIQIEQVLVNLLLNAFEAMSEQPPEERKVLIQSDQDQSGNLMISVTDSGIGLKKGQEKSIFETFYTTKQKGLGVGLAISQTIVEAHGGKLTPRRNKQGASFILTFPVAHGDRISVI, from the coding sequence GTGAATCACAATCAGTCACCAGACCACAACAGGCTCTCCTCCCGGATCTTATCGGAAACATTCCCGGAACTGCAGTCCGGCGAACTCCTGCAAAATATCTTCGACTCAGATCATCAACTGCTGCGAAAAATCCTTTCCATCCCTCCGCTGATTATCTGGGCCGTTGATCGTCATGGAATCGTCACACTCTCTGAAGGGGGTGGCCTCAACCGCCTGGGATTTCTCCCGGGAGAATGGGTGGGGAAATCCATTTTCAAAGAGTACGCTGATGACCCTGAACTGATCGAGATTTTCAGACGAACACTCAACGGTGAAGAGTTACAACGCAGGCGGACAGCAGGCGCGCTTGTCTTTGACGTGGAATATAGTCCGTTTTTTGATGGACAAGGTCACGTCGACGGATTTCTTTCAGTTGCCATTGATATCACCGAAAAAGTCGCTTCACAGGAAGAACTCCGCCGTTCCGAAGAACGCTTCAGCAAGATATTCCAGTTCAATCCGATCGCGATGTGTATAACGGAAATCGACACGGGTGTCTTCATCGAGGTCAATGAGAAATTTCTAACCGCGCTGCAATGCAACCGGGAATACATTCTGGGGAAAAGCGCCTTTGACATCGGTTTCTGGCCCAGCAAAGAATCCCGCAGGGAGATGATTGAAAAAGTCCAGAAAGAAGGGACCGCGCGCGAGCTCTCTTTTGACTTCATCATACCGAATGGCACCCGTTTATGCACGATGCTCTCCGCGGTCCAGATCTATTTTCGGGGTGAAACATTTCTTCTCTCCTGTGTCAAAGATGTCACCAGGGAACAGTCTGCCCTGGAAGAGCTAGAAAAATTAAACGAAAACCTCGAAGCCAGAGTCGCTTCCCGTACCGCCGAACTGGAGCATGCACATGCCATCCTGAACGAAGAATACACCAAACGAAACCGACTGTATAACGCGCTGCAACAGACGGAAGCCAAGTGGCGCTCTCTGGTGACCAATGCCCCCGACACCATTCTGACCCTGGATCAGGCAGGCTGCATTCTCTTTATCAATCATCAAATCGAATCAGTCAACATGGATGACATCATCGGCACACCCATTTTCAGTTACATGAATCAGTCTCACATCCATAAAGCCCGCGAGAAACTTCAGAAAGTCTTCGACTCGGGAATGACACAACTGATGGAAACAGAAGGGCTCAACACGGAAGGTAAAAAAACGCTCTACTCCTGTCGCATTAGTGCCATGGTGAGCGAAGAAAAAATCATCGCTGCCATGGTTATTGCAACCGATATCACCCAGCAGAAACAGGCAGAACAGGAACTGGTGAGGCGGCGTGCGGAACTGGCCCACCTGTCAAGACTCTCAACAATGGGGGAACTGGCTGCCGAACTCTCGCACGAATTGAACCAGCCTCTGGCAGCCATCAATAATTATACAAATGGCTGTATCCGCCGCATTCAGTCCGGAACCACAACTCTGGATAATCTGATTGAACCTCTCGAAGAGATGTCGCGTCAGGCACAACGCGCCAGCGAAACAATCAAGCGTCTCAGAAGACATGTTCAGAAGAGCGAAGTAGAACAGAAAATACTGGATATCAACGCAGTCATTCAAAATTCGATCGCACTCCTCGAACACGAGATTCAACGTAATGCTGTCACGCTGCAAATGGAATTAAGCCCGGGACCGCTCCGGATCATTGGAGATGCTATCCAGATTGAACAGGTACTGGTCAACCTGCTGTTAAATGCCTTCGAAGCCATGTCTGAACAGCCTCCCGAAGAACGTAAAGTTTTGATCCAATCCGATCAGGATCAGTCAGGGAATCTGATGATATCTGTGACAGACAGCGGAATAGGTTTGAAAAAGGGTCAGGAAAAATCTATCTTCGAAACGTTCTATACAACAAAACAAAAAGGACTGGGCGTCGGTTTGGCAATCAGCCAGACCATTGTTGAAGCGCACGGCGGGAAACTGACCCCGCGCCGAAATAAACAGGGGGCCAGTTTTATTCTCACTTTTCCAGTAGCTCATGGAGATCGAATCAGTGTTATCTGA
- a CDS encoding response regulator transcription factor, whose product MLSENMTIQQEATVFVVDDDPAIRKSLRWLIESVGLKVQTHELASEFLESYSPEIPGCLVLDIRIPGMSGLELQEKLRERGYDIPVIIVSGYGDVPMAVRAMKAGAIDFLEKPVSDQVLLDYIQKGIETDIKNKQNRIQNQDLMERKELLTRREREVMEYVVAGFSSREIAGTLNVSFKTVEAHRAKIMKKMQAKSVPKLIQMDLQIKDVPEYNRNQ is encoded by the coding sequence GTGTTATCTGAAAACATGACTATTCAGCAGGAAGCAACTGTCTTCGTTGTTGATGACGACCCCGCCATCAGAAAATCGCTCCGCTGGCTGATTGAATCGGTCGGTCTGAAGGTGCAGACGCACGAACTTGCCAGTGAATTTCTGGAGAGTTACTCACCCGAGATTCCCGGCTGTCTGGTCCTGGATATCAGAATCCCCGGCATGAGTGGTCTTGAATTACAGGAAAAACTGAGGGAGCGAGGCTACGATATTCCTGTCATTATCGTCTCTGGTTACGGGGATGTTCCCATGGCCGTCAGGGCTATGAAAGCGGGAGCAATCGACTTTCTCGAAAAGCCTGTCAGCGATCAGGTGCTGCTGGATTACATTCAGAAAGGCATCGAAACCGACATCAAAAACAAACAGAACCGGATACAAAATCAGGATCTGATGGAGCGGAAAGAATTATTGACCCGCCGTGAACGGGAAGTCATGGAGTACGTGGTTGCCGGCTTCTCCAGCCGCGAAATCGCAGGAACGCTGAATGTCAGTTTTAAAACGGTCGAAGCACACCGCGCTAAAATCATGAAAAAAATGCAGGCTAAAAGTGTTCCGAAACTGATTCAGATGGATCTGCAGATCAAAGATGTTCCCGAGTACAACCGCAACCAGTGA